Part of the Streptomyces sp. NBC_01353 genome, GTCGTGATGGCCTCGATGGAGGCCCTGCGGCGCACGATGCCGCAGACCGCCCTGGCCGTCGGCACGGTCGCTCTCGTGGCGGACCAGTTCACCTACGGCAGCCTCGTGACCGCGCTGATGTTCACGGACCTGGTCTACTCCGCCGTGGTCTACGGGAAACCCGCCGCCGCCCGGCGCATCCCGTACACGACCGGACTGATCACGATCGGTGTGACGATCGGCTTCCTCGTCTGGTGGCAGAACGCGATCGCCCTGCTGGTCGGCCTGATCACCGGCATGGTGTCGTTCCTGCCCGCCGTCACCGGAGCCGTCGTACGCAATCACCGCCAGGCCGCCGACGCCGCCCGCCTCCGCGCGGAGCAGACCGCACTGCTCGCGGAGATGGACCGCAGCCAGGCCGTCGTGGCCGAGCGCGCCCGGATGGCGCGGGAGCTGCACGACATGGTCGCCAACCACCTCTCCGCCATCGCGATCCACTCCACGGCCGCGCTGTCGCTCGACGATCCGGGGACCACCCGGCAGGCGCTGACCGTGATCCGGGAGAACAGCGTGGAGGGTCTCGCGGAGATGCGGCGGCTGATCGGGCTGCTGCGGGACAGCAGCGGGGACGCGGAGCCGGCGGCCGCGCCCACCCTGGACGGCCTGGACGCGCTGGTGGCCCAGGCGGCGACGAACGGGGAGTCGAGCGGGCTGACGTTCGCCCTCGACGACAGCCGGAGGCCGGACGCCGGGGCGCTGCCGGCCCCGGTCGAGCTCGCCGCGTACCGGATCGTGCAGGAGTCGCTGACCAACGCCCTCAAGCACGCGGCCCCCGGCGAGGTACGGGTGGAGCTGGGCCGGTGCCCGGACGGTGGCCTCACGGTGGGCGTGGCCAGTGCGCTCGGCGGGCAGCCGGGGCCTCGGGCCCCTGGTTCCGGGGCGGGTCTGGTCGGGATGCGGGAGCGGGTGGCGCTGCTCGACGGGGAGTTCGAGTCCGGTCCGGTGACGGCGGACGACGGGCGGAAAGAATGGCGGGTACGGGCTGTCCTGCCCGTCGGTACGAGCGACAAGGAGCCGCCGGCATGGTACGGGTGATCGTGGCCGAGGATCAGAGCGCGGTCAGGGCGGGGCTTGTCCTGATCCTGGGCAGCGCGCCGGACATCGAGGTGATCGGGGAGGCCGCGGACGGCGAACGCGCCGTGGAGCTGGCCCGCGAACTCCGCCCGGATCTGGTTTTGATGGATGTACAGATGCCGCGGATGGACGGGGTGACGGCGACCCGGCTCGTGGTCTCCGAGGGCCTGGCCGATGTGCTCGTCCTGACGACCTTCGACCTCGACGAGTACGTCTTCGGGGCGCTGCGGGCCGGGGCATCGGGCTTTCTGCTGAAGAACACCGACGCGAAGGACCTGATCGAGGCGGTACGGACGGTGGCGCGCGGGGAGGGTCTGATCGCCCCGGCCGTGACGCGGCGGCTGATCGCCGAGTTCGCGGCGCCCCGCGCGCCGGTGCGTGCGCCGGGCGCGGCGGATCCGTCCGTGGTGGACGTACTGACGCCGCGGGAGCGGGAGGTGCTCTCCGCGCTGGGCAAGGGTCTGTCCAACGCCGAGATCGCAGTGCGCCTGGACATGGCGGAGGCCACGGTGAAGACCCATGTCAGCAAGGTGCTGGGGAAGCTGAAGCTGCGCAGCCGGGTGCAAGCGGCCGTGTTGGCCCAGGAGTTGCGGGTCTGACGCACCAGATCCGACGTTGGTCTGGACCTCTTGACGGTTGGTCCAGACCTTTCTACGCTCTCGGGGCGCGCGCACAGTTCACGGACCACCCCCAGCTTGTCCGTCCGCACACTTGAGGAGCACCGTTGAGCACTCAAGCACCGACGCGCAGAACAGGGTTCAGACACCGGGCCGCCGCCGGTCTGACCGCCCTGATCCTGCCCCTGGCCGCCATGGTCGGCCTCGCAGCACCCGCCGAGGCCGCCACGGCGGCCACCGCCACGTACACCAAGGTCTCCGACTGGGGCTCCGGCTTCGAGGGCAAGTGGACGGTGAAGAACACCGGCACCACCACGCTCTCCTCCTGGACCGTCGAGTGGGACTACCCCTCCGGCACCGCCGTCACCTCCGCCTGGGACGCCACCGTCACCAGCTCCGGCACCCACTGGACCGCCAAGAACGTCGGCTGGAACGGCACCCTCGCCCCCGGCGCCACCGTCTCCTTCGGCTTCAACGGCTCCGGCTCCGGCGCCCCCAGCGGCTGCAAGATCAACGGCGCCTCCTGCGACGGAGGCACCCAGCCCGGCGACAACGCGCCCTCCGCCCCCGGCACCCCCGTCGCCTCCGACATCACCAACACCTCGGTCAAGCTGACCTGGACCGCGGCCACGGACGACAAGGGCATCAAGAACTACGACGTCAAGCGCGACGGCACCACGATCGCCACCGTCACCGGACTCACGTACACCAACTCCGGGCTGACCGCCGGCACCGACTACAGCTACACGGTCGTCGCCCGCGACACCATCGACCAGACCGGCCCGGCGAGCGGCGCCGCGAGCGTCAGGACCACGGGCGGCGGGACCAACCCCAACCCCGGCGCCACCGTGAAGCTCGGCTACTTCACCAACTGGGGCGTCTACGGCCGGAACTACCACGTCAAGAACATCGCGACGTCCGGCTCCGCGTCCAAGATCACGCACATCAACTACGCCTTCGGCAACGTCACCGGCGGTAAGTGCACGATCGGTGACGCCTACGCGGACTACGACAAGGCCTACACCGCCGACCAGTCCGTCGACGGCGTCGCCGACACCTGGGACCAGCCGCTGCGCGGCAACTTCAACCAGCTGCGCAAGCTGAAGAAGGCGTACCCGAACATCAAGGTGCTGTGGTCCTTCGGCGGCTGGACCTGGTCCGGCGGCTTCGGCCAGGCCGTGCAGAACCCGACCGCCTTCGCGCAGTCCTGCTACGACCTGGTGGAGGACCCGCGCTGGGCCGACGTCTTCGACGGCATCGACCTGGACTGGGAGTACCCGAACGCCTGCGGTCTGTCCTGCGACACCAGCGGCCCGGCCTCGTTCAAGAACATGATGCAGGCGATGCGTGCCAAGTTCGGCGCGAACAACCTGGTCACGGCGGCCGTGACGGCCGACGCCTCCTCCGGCGGCAAGATCGACGCCGCCGACTACGCGGGCGCCGCGCAGTACATGAACTGGTTCAACGTGATGACGTACGACTTCTTCGGCGCCTGGGCGGCGCAGGGTCCGACGGCCCCGCACTCCCCGCTCACCTCGTACGCCGGCATCCCGCAGGCAGGCTTCAACTCCGCCGAGGCGATCGCCAAGTTCAAGGCGAAGGGCGTCCCGGCCAACAAGCTGCTGCTCGGCATCGGCTTCTACGGCCGCGGCTGGACGGGCGTCACCCAGTCCGCACCGGGCGGCAGCGCGACGGGCCCGGCGGCCGGCACGTACGAGCAGGGCATCGAGGACTACAAGGTCCTGAGGAACTCCTGCCCGGCCAACGGCACGGTGGCCGGTACGGCGTACGCGCACTGCGGCTCCAACTGGTGGAGCTACGACACCCCGGCCACGGTCACGTCCAAGATGAGCTGGGCGAAGAACCAGGGCCTGGGCGGCGCGTTCTTCTGGGAGTTCAGCGGTGACACCGGCAACGGCGAGCTGGTCGGAGCCATCAACAGCGGGCTGAACTAGCCCGACGGAAAACGCGGCGGGGACGGTGCAGCACACCGTCCCCGCCGTCGTATGTCCGTATCAGGCCACATTCACCCTCCCCCAGACTCCGTCCGGGGGGACCCCCATCCAGCAGGGGCCAATCAGGCCACATTCACCCGCTGGCCTGGAGGCGCCGCCTCCAGCCAGGCGAGGAAGCCGGTGAGAGCGTCCTCGCTCATCGCCAGCTCCAGACGGGTCCCCCGGTGCATACAGCCCTGGATCACGGCGTCGGAGAGCAGCGCCAGCTCCTCCTCGCCCTCGGGCATCCGGCGCTCCATGACCTCGATCGCCGAGCGCTCCAGGACGCGGCGCGGGCGAGGCGCGTAGGAGAAGACACGGAACCAGGACACCTGGTCACCGCTGTAGCGGGCGACGCCGTACACCCAGCCCTTGCCGGAGAGGTCCGGCTCCTCGGGGATGTTCCAGCGCAGGGAACAGTCGAAGGTGCCGCCGGCACGCTGGATCAGGCGGCGGCGCAAGCCGAAGACGAAGAGCCCGATCACCACCAGTGCGACGACCAGGCCGCTCAGGAGCAGAGCGAGGAACATCTTCACCGACCTCCTCGCTGCGTCCCGTGACCGGCTTCGCCGGCGTAACCGAATACAACCTGCAAATGCATCGCCTCAGCCGCGACACGGTCTGGATAATTCCAGCCGTGCCGCGGCTGAGGGCACAACTCTCGGCGCGGTCCGCTAGTGGACCGCTACCGCACGCAACCGGACATCGGCGCGACGCTCGGCGGCGGCGTCCGACTCCGACTTGGCGCGCTCCAGCGCACGCTCGGCGCGCTGGGCGTCGATCTCGTCCGCCAGCTCGACGATCTCCGCGAGCAGAGACAGCTTGTCGTCGGCGAACGAGATGAATCCACCGTGCACAGCGGCGATGACGGTCTCGCCCTCGCTGGTACGGATGGTCACCGGGCCCGACTCCAGCACACCGAGCAGCGGCTGGTGGCCGGGCATGACGCCGATGTCGCCGGAGGTGGTGCGTGCGATGACCAAGGTGGCCTCGCCGGACCAGACACTCCGGTCCGCGGCGACCAGCTCGACGTGCAGCTCAGCAGCCAAGGGTGGCTCCTCGGGTCACCACCCGGCGGTCGTGCCGGGTGTTGGGGTCAATTCTAATGGGCGTGACGAGGGGGGCGGGACACACCCGCCCCCCTCACGAGAGCGCGGGGCTCAGGAGACGCCAAGCTCCTTGGCGTTCTTCTTGAGGTCCTCGACGCCACCGCACATGAAGAAGGCCTGCTCGGGGAAGTGGTCGTACTCACCGTCGCAGATCGCGTTGAACGCGGCGATCGACTCGTCGAGCGGAACGTCCGAACCGTCCACACCGGTGAACTGCTTCGCCGCGTGGGTGTTCTGGGACAGGAAGCGCTCGACACGGCGGGCGCGGTGGACAACGAGCTTGTCCTCCTCGCTCAGCTCGTCGATACCGAGAATCGCGATGATGTCCTGGAGGTCCTTGTACTTCTGCAGGATGCCCTTGACGCGCATGGCGGCGTCGTAGTGGTCCTGCGCGATGTAGCGCGGGTCCAGGATCCGGGACGTGGAGTCCAGCGGGTCCACGGCCGGGTAGATGCCCTTCTCGGAGATCGGACGGGAGAGAACCGTCGTCGCGTCGAGGTGGGCGAAGGTGGTGGCCGGAGCCGGGTCGGTCAGGTCGTCCGCGGGGACGTAGATCGCCTGCATCGAGGTGATCGAGTGACCACGGGTCGAGGTGATGCGCTCCTGGAGGAGACCCATCTCGTCGGCCAGGTTCGGCTGGTAACCCACGGCGGAGGGCATACGGCCGAGCAGGGTCGAGACCTCGGAGCCGGCCTGCGTGAAGCGGAAGATGTTGTCGATGAAGAACAGC contains:
- a CDS encoding histidine kinase, whose translation is MTLPRPHRDDLLIAAGGLAIGLLMWSFGLHTQTDRLITARWATLIPLVVMASMEALRRTMPQTALAVGTVALVADQFTYGSLVTALMFTDLVYSAVVYGKPAAARRIPYTTGLITIGVTIGFLVWWQNAIALLVGLITGMVSFLPAVTGAVVRNHRQAADAARLRAEQTALLAEMDRSQAVVAERARMARELHDMVANHLSAIAIHSTAALSLDDPGTTRQALTVIRENSVEGLAEMRRLIGLLRDSSGDAEPAAAPTLDGLDALVAQAATNGESSGLTFALDDSRRPDAGALPAPVELAAYRIVQESLTNALKHAAPGEVRVELGRCPDGGLTVGVASALGGQPGPRAPGSGAGLVGMRERVALLDGEFESGPVTADDGRKEWRVRAVLPVGTSDKEPPAWYG
- a CDS encoding response regulator transcription factor, translating into MVRVIVAEDQSAVRAGLVLILGSAPDIEVIGEAADGERAVELARELRPDLVLMDVQMPRMDGVTATRLVVSEGLADVLVLTTFDLDEYVFGALRAGASGFLLKNTDAKDLIEAVRTVARGEGLIAPAVTRRLIAEFAAPRAPVRAPGAADPSVVDVLTPREREVLSALGKGLSNAEIAVRLDMAEATVKTHVSKVLGKLKLRSRVQAAVLAQELRV
- a CDS encoding glycoside hydrolase family 18 chitinase — protein: MVGLAAPAEAATAATATYTKVSDWGSGFEGKWTVKNTGTTTLSSWTVEWDYPSGTAVTSAWDATVTSSGTHWTAKNVGWNGTLAPGATVSFGFNGSGSGAPSGCKINGASCDGGTQPGDNAPSAPGTPVASDITNTSVKLTWTAATDDKGIKNYDVKRDGTTIATVTGLTYTNSGLTAGTDYSYTVVARDTIDQTGPASGAASVRTTGGGTNPNPGATVKLGYFTNWGVYGRNYHVKNIATSGSASKITHINYAFGNVTGGKCTIGDAYADYDKAYTADQSVDGVADTWDQPLRGNFNQLRKLKKAYPNIKVLWSFGGWTWSGGFGQAVQNPTAFAQSCYDLVEDPRWADVFDGIDLDWEYPNACGLSCDTSGPASFKNMMQAMRAKFGANNLVTAAVTADASSGGKIDAADYAGAAQYMNWFNVMTYDFFGAWAAQGPTAPHSPLTSYAGIPQAGFNSAEAIAKFKAKGVPANKLLLGIGFYGRGWTGVTQSAPGGSATGPAAGTYEQGIEDYKVLRNSCPANGTVAGTAYAHCGSNWWSYDTPATVTSKMSWAKNQGLGGAFFWEFSGDTGNGELVGAINSGLN
- a CDS encoding DUF2550 domain-containing protein, producing MFLALLLSGLVVALVVIGLFVFGLRRRLIQRAGGTFDCSLRWNIPEEPDLSGKGWVYGVARYSGDQVSWFRVFSYAPRPRRVLERSAIEVMERRMPEGEEELALLSDAVIQGCMHRGTRLELAMSEDALTGFLAWLEAAPPGQRVNVA
- a CDS encoding F0F1 ATP synthase subunit epsilon, producing the protein MAAELHVELVAADRSVWSGEATLVIARTTSGDIGVMPGHQPLLGVLESGPVTIRTSEGETVIAAVHGGFISFADDKLSLLAEIVELADEIDAQRAERALERAKSESDAAAERRADVRLRAVAVH